A section of the Paralichthys olivaceus isolate ysfri-2021 chromosome 14, ASM2471397v2, whole genome shotgun sequence genome encodes:
- the LOC109641956 gene encoding uncharacterized protein: protein MACYYIVISSTHLRDGQLRSIKGVFRGPIGANGQRNTEEADSSFYCELCDKQYVRHQQYDNHINSYDHHHKQRLKELKQREFYRALACRRKRRRREERREERVLRRLHQHEERRTGECAPGSGPMFRSTTVAVDPEKQSRPDFEQNWVDVHTSGSTLGTKPETPLIKPFLPLDPALETRLLGDTQWVYDANDAATAAQSCILDKTRVDCNDLTAAPTTHNIMNTDNTSTSTRHFNNVARAHNHLNDPVTPNKIPTTATENSSSKNTTTLSSRGVRAALDIRSVPSRVRPVSFSLPKRSCVLLHQSAAVFIQAGRGSGSLGKPEGVTANERTKDLGEKISPVSANVDLVAADRLESKSEIQLSEAGASGSTERGTEGLSGTRAQVSTCDRNVIEGEDSNGTGADRCFNKGTPGQICKGVIMPLASVCENTEAEAHDEENNRKMELDPNLELKDLLGESTNQPEKSFSDVLNDAKESSVQTPPKDSNVSPSESPSSLPSRPKEPFCRVLSRDGSRVLLWPSEMVSYTKTSPPISYSVNPLLYDFRAHNRAKERGEDKKGGLEEGRERIKPSVIKQPDCQQREDDMEGGGGGVKIDEREEEDEGGQAGNPVELVAHCSGGDAVLDRSGCRDENALKFVPVSTECHLAPALGLQRSGGRKRRRRKRRGGVRRGMRKRGRRKRGEETDRKDTERGRRIISSPSVNQMSEGRGEERLKREGAEKEERRGKGLLSNLAAHRLVGGKEKRLRRKEGRIRGDQAERERTGRNDEKIGELLSNLPVNRCNRCNQLCLQVKKEARQHQSQQSASGWDQGLRKLLCRGAACNSVISPDRGSVIHKPCCPAITPDPAQNDRLTEEIHKNTHVEKEEGRRDEEQRYLRKTEGMRAAQENVCNPGISCVSFACRGAAREEEIHLLPPPHRETAGAPAISLVPAPFREAACSQRQTIPVGHSDLVLGPAPRCSAQQRETELRSRSAGADVNLPGDAISEEVMSKRAGAGGKRMGEPPEVEATPRKKRKRGRRQARRAVSVSTQRQERAGVGLTSDLGAQHVEELKLKSYETRTLWLDCNTVGCSAEDKNMDCNRTQHRVSPNANGGEETTDKLNNCCAANGCAHGAEGKSRTEVDCRNTPSDEKQNDESVCAAADDHNGSLKSDEDEDVAPDRVDDAEGINAMHTSADALSNDSIARSTNHTHALHCQRKDKRSADGQVFEVSDSSKTSRVCGEATVQSDACETADDCNDGCNCKTNDTCNHDRGYDRANDKCGRVETGSLADSAADYSICSGTEQRSGGGGVDESDIAPFDYSISARVPDCSVVDNNRARNEERDLKLNTKQREDGDVEKERETERLKVKEKQEEWEKEWVRRKEKEREERERERRKEFDFEHLYPEKRPRFPHGLPPQSCIPLHGPLLLPPSLSPSSSFSFHHTIIQHHLSLLPPPPHLPVPSYPQLLPSFSPHLCPLALNPPPAPPPPPLAPSFYTSSPIPLLDAPGPYPIATTFHPMQSHHPSLYPPPHPAVLPLQVLF from the exons CGTCTGAAGGAGCTGAAGCAGAGGGAGTTTTACCGAGCGCTGGCCTGCAGGAGAAAGAGACGCCGgcgggaggagaggagagaggagcgagTGCTGAGGAGGCTCCACCaacatgaggagaggaggacaggagagTG CGCTCCAGGTTCTGGTCCGATGTTCAGATCCACCACGGTGGCTGTGGATCCAGAGAAGCAGAGCCGACCAGACTTTGAGCAGAACTGGGTCGACGTCCACACGAGCGGCTCCACGCTGGGAACAA AGCCTGAAACTCCGCTGATCAAGCCCTTCCTTCCCCTGGACCCTGCGCTGGAGACCAGACTCCTGGGCGACACACAGTGGGTGTACGACGCCAACGACGCCGCAACCGCTGCTCAATCCTGCATCCTCGACAAGACCCGTGTGGACTGCAACGACCTGACGGCCGCCCCCACCACCCACAACATCATGAACACTGATAACACTTCTACAAGCACCAGACACTTTAACAACGTCGCTCGGGCTCATAATCATTTAAACGACCCAGTTACTCCCAATAAAATCCCCACGACTGCCACGGAGAACAGCTCCAGTAAAAACACCACCACCCTCAGCAGCAGAGGTGTGCGTGCAGCCTTGGATATTCGCTCCGTCCCAAGCAGAGTCCGCCCCGTGTCCTTCTCGCTGCCTAAAAGAAGCTGCGTGCTTCTCCACCAATCAGCAGCCGTTTTCATCCAAGCCGGACGAGGCTCCGGCTCGTTGGGGAAGCCCGAAGGTGTGACGGCAAATGAAAGGACAAAAGATCTCGGGGAGAAGATATCTCCGGTATCCGCGAACGTGGATCTGGTAGCTGCGGATCGCCTAGAGAGTAAAAGTGAAATCCAGCTCTCTGAGGCTGGAGCCAGCGGGTCGACTGAGAGAGGGACCGAGGGACTCTCTGGGACCAGAGCCCAGGTTTCTACATGTGATCGCAATGTGATCGAAGGTGAGGACTCGAATGGGACCGGAGCTGATCGTTGTTTCAACAAAGGGACACCAGGACAGATTTGTAAAGGTGTTATCATGCCTCTAGCTTCAGTCTGTGAAAACACGGAGGCTGAAGCTCACGATGAAGAGAACAATCGGAAAATGGAGTTAGATCCCAACCTGGAGTTGAAAGATCTGCTTGGCGAGTCTACAAATCAACCTGAAAAatctttttctgatgttttaaatGACGCCAAAGAGTCTTCAGTTCAAACGCCGCCCAAAGACTCAAACGTCTCTCCATCAGAATCACCTTCTTCGCTCCCAAGTCGTCCCAAAGAGCCGTTCTGTCGTGTGCTGAGCCGCGACGGCAGCAGGGTTCTTCTCTGGCCATCGGAGATGGTTAGTTACACCAAGACCTCACCCCCCATCTCCTACAGCGTCAACCCTCTCCTGTACGACTTCAGAGCACATAACAGGGCCAAGGAAAGGGGCGAGGACAAGAAAGGAGGGCTGGAGGAAGGCAGGGAGAGAATAAAGCCATCTGTGATCAAACAACCCGACTGCCAACAGAGGGAGGATGatatggagggaggaggaggaggggtgaagATAGAtgaaagggaagaggaggatgaaggaggacAGGCAGGAAATCCTGTGGAACTTGTAGCCCATTGTAGCGGCGGCGATGCAGTCCTGGATCGCTCTGGCTGCCGTGATGAAAACGCTTTAAAATTCGTTCCCGTTTCTACGGAGTGCCACCTCGCACCGGCGCTAGGCCTTCAGAGAAGTggcgggaggaagaggagaaggagaaagaggaggggaggggtgaggaggggaatgaggaagagggggaggcggaaaagaggagaggagacagatagAAAGGACACAGAAAGGGGAAGAAGAATAATAAGTAGTCCCTCTGTGAATCAGATGAGtgaaggcagaggagaggagaggttgaAAAGAGAGGGCGccgaaaaagaggagaggagaggaaaggggCTATTAAGTAATCTTGCAGCGCATCGGCTGgtaggagggaaagaaaagaggttgaggagaaaagaggggaggaTAAGAGGAGatcaggcagagagagagagaacaggcaGAAATGACGAGAAGATAGGAGAGCTATTAAGTAATCTTCCTGTGAATCGGTGTAATCGGTGTAACCAGCTGTGTCTGCAGGTGAAAAAGGAGGCCAGGCAGCATCAATCCCAGCAATCAGCCTCCGGGTGGGACCAGGGGCTCAGAAAGCTCCTCTGCAGGGGTGCAGCATGTAACTCAGTGATTAGCCCCGACCGTGGGTCTGTTATACACAAGCCATGCTGTCCTGCAATTACTCCCGACCCTGCTCAGAATGACAGATTGACGGAGGAGATACACAAAAATACGCAtgtggagaaggaggaagggCGGCGAGATGAGGAGCAAAGGTATCTGAGGAAGACGGAGGGGATGAGAGCCGCTCAGGAAAATGTGTGTAACCCGGGGATTAGCTGTGTTTCTTTTGCCTGTCGAGGCGCAGCACGCGAGGAAGAaattcatcttcttcctccacctcaTAGGGAAACAGCAGGTGCTCCAGCGATTAGCCTCGTCCCTGCTCCCTTTAGAGAAGCAGCGTGCAGTCAAAGACAAACAATACCTGTAGGACACAGCGATCTCGTGTTAGGCCCGGCGCCACGCTGCTCGGctcaacagagagaaacagaactGAGAAGTAGATCTGCCGGTGCAGACGTGAACCTCCCCGGAGACGCCATttcagaggaagtgatgtcaaAGAGAGCGGGAGCGGGTGGCAAGAGGATGGGGGAACCGCCGGAGGTTGAGGCGACGCcgaggaagaaaaggaagcgAGGAAGGAGGCAAGCGAGGAGAGCTGTCAGTGTTTCGACGCAGCGCCAGGAAAGAGCTGGTGTcggtttgacctctgacctcggcGCACAACACGTTGAGGAGCTTAAACTCAAAAGTTACGAGACCCGGACACTTTGGCTCGACTGCAACACGGTGGGGTGCAGTGCAGAGGACAAAAACATGGACTGCAACAGGACACAACATCGTGTGAGTCCCAATGCTAATGGCGGAGAGGAGACGACGGACAAACTGAATAACTGCTGCGCGGCTAATGGCTGCGCACACGGCGCTGAGGGAAAGAGCCGGACTGAGGTAGACTGTCGAAACACACCGAGTGACGAAAAACAGAACGATGAGAGCGTCTGTGCTGCGGCGGACGACCACAACGGCAGTTTGAAGAGCGATGAAGACGAGGATGTTGCTCCCGATCGCGTAGACGACGCTGAAGGGATTAACGCGATGCACACGTCTGCGGACGCACTTTCAAACGACTCTATCGCACGCAGCACTAATCACACACACGCGCTTCACTGTCAACGTAAAGACAAGCGCAGTGCGGATGGACAAGTGTTCGAAGTCTCCGATTCCAGCAAAACGTCTCGTGTTTGTGGGGAAGCCACAGTTCAGAGCGATGCCTGCGAGACTGCAGACGACTGTAACGACGGCTGTAACTGTAAAACCAATGACACGTGTAATCACGATCGCGGTTACGACCGTGCAAATGACAAATGTGGCCGCGTCGAGACGGGCAGCCTCGCTGATTCGGCAGCTGATTACAGTATCTGCAGTGGGACGGAGCAAAggagcggcggcggcggcgtcGATGAAAGTGACATCGCTCCGTTTGATTATTCTATCAGTGCTCGTGTCCCTGATTGTTCAGTTGTTGATAACAATAGGGCGAGAAATGAAGAGAGGGACTTGAAGTTGAATACAAAGCAGAGGGAGGACGGAGAtgtggagaaggagagagagacggagaggttGAAGGTaaaggagaagcaggaggagtgggagaaggagtgggtgaggaggaaggagaaagaaagggaggagagggaaagggagaggaggaaggagtttGATTTCGAACACCTCTACCCAGAGAAGAGGCCTCGTTTCCCGCACGGCCTCCCTCCTCAGTCGTGCATCCCGCTCCACggtcctctcctccttcccccgtccctctccccttcctcttctttctccttccaTCACACCATCATCCAGCatcacctctccctcctcccgcCTCCGCCACACCTCCCTGTCCCGTCGTACCCTCAGCTCCTTCCCTCGTTCTCCCCACACCTCTGTCCCCTGGCTCTTAATCCACCTCCCGCACCTCCTCCACCGCCTCTTGCTCCCTCTTTCTACACCTCCTCCCCCATCCCTCTCTTGGATGCCCCCGGTCCATATCCCATAGCAACAACGTTTCACCCCATGCAGAGTCACCACCCGTCCCTGTATCCCCCACCACATCCTGCTGTCTTGCCTTTACAAGTGTTGTtctga